The DNA segment ATGAATAAAAGAATCATAAAATCCATCTGTTTTAACATAAAACGAAATACTCTTTTGGTTACTTCCATAAATTGAACATCCTTTTCCAAGTTCTTTACTGTTCAATATTTTACCACGTGATGGACAGCAAAGGGATAAATTCCTAAATTATACTAGACCATATCATTTGCCAGCGATACACTAGTAAAAGAGCAAGTATCACCCAAGAAAGAAAGGATCACCCATATGAAAATCAAAAGAATATTCCTGTTCTTTATCGGCCTGTGCCTGTTCGCTATCTCCATCCCTTCAAGCGGCATCATGCTGATGGAAGTCATATACAGAGCTGAAATGGTCAATAAATACAATATCACCGAACTCAATGGGATGTTTGAAGGGGCCCCGGCAAGTTATGAATTTACCGGAAACATAATCTCTACAACCCACGAGTTGAAAGATGAACCCCCTTATTTGAATGATTGGGACGACCTCGTCTACCCAGCTGACATTTCAATTGCTGTTAACGGCGACATTATAGAAGTATTAGAAAGATACCCAGTTAAGCTAGAAAGGGATGGACTTAAACAGAAAGGGCTTAACCAATACACCCATTACCTGTCCTATTGGCTGATTGAGAATCAGAAATCCGGCGAGAATTTCTTTGCCGTCACGCTTCAATTGAATGGCGCAGATACGAAACAGATTAAAGACGGCATCATGGATGGCTTTATCCCGCCGGATGAAATCGAATACGAATTATTGACTGTCCAGGAAGACGGAACTGTAGAGAAAGACTTCTTCACCTACCAGGACAAAAGCAAATTGCAGACTCAATTGATTACACCGTTATTCGCTGGCCCTGCAGGTTATTACACGGATACCCTGACCGGCTATCCGTCTGCGATATTCCCGCTGATCTATCCATGGCTGACGACACTGATCGGAATCATCCTGATGCTCGTCTATTTCCCAAATAAAGTGGTTTTTAATAGAAGGAAACCGAAATCGATAAACTGAAATTCACAGAAAAAGAGCCGCAAGTATCAGATAAACTGATGGTTGCGGCTCTTTGGGTGGCACCTTTCCCCCTTTTGGTACCTGTGCATTTTGTGTACAATAGTGCCAGCCAGTTCAAGAGGACAAAAAACAAGTGACGTTGAAGGTTTCTGGCTCGCTGCTTTCACATACCTGTGTAAGACTCTAATGTCTCTCAATTTGTGGCTTATACAGGTATGCAAAATCCTGGATTGAAACGAGCGTAACAGAGTGTCATCTAAACACTGCAGCAAGCTAGGTTTCCGGATCGCTTTGGACGGTACAACTGCTGCTTCATAAGCTTGAGAATTAGAAACTAGCGATGTTATTTTGTCACATCGTAAGTTCTCTTTATTTGACGATTATCTAGTATAACTAAATAATTTAACCGAGTACCATTTTATTCCGTGTCTTCTTTAAATAATTCTTTTAAATATAGGTCTCTTCTATTCAAAAAACCTTTCATTATTTGGTAATGATCGGTGTCTTCGTATTCGATTTCAGAGACGGGTGTTGTATCAAAATTTAATATTTTTGATTCTGGATAACCTAATAATATTGGTGAATGTGTGGCAATAATAAACTGACTATTCCCTTCTTTTACTAACTGCCTAATGATTCTTAATAGTGCTAACTGCCGCGCTGGAGATAAGGCAGCTTCAGGTTCATCTAATAAATATATTCCTTTTTGCCCAAATCTATTGTTAAATAAACTAAAGAAAGCTTCACCATGTGATTGTTCATGCAAGGATTTACCACCATAGCTCCTAAAAATATCAGGACTATCTACAGATAATTGATCTAAGTAAGAAGCAAAATGAAAGAAACTCTCGGCTCTTAAGAAGAAGCCTTGATTAATCTTTGGCAGCCACGAAAGGCGAATATGTTCACCTAACGTAGAGTTCGAAGATTTAATTTCATACATATTATTACGTCCACCTCCAGCAGTATTAAATCCACATTGGTAGGCTATAGCTTCAAGCAACGTAGATTTTCCAGACCCGTTTTCTCCC comes from the Paenisporosarcina antarctica genome and includes:
- a CDS encoding AAA family ATPase → MSLRSVTIIKDKVNDRSYPFSIPSIKGSNSITFTSEVTFFVGENGSGKSTLLEAIAYQCGFNTAGGGRNNMYEIKSSNSTLGEHIRLSWLPKINQGFFLRAESFFHFASYLDQLSVDSPDIFRSYGGKSLHEQSHGEAFFSLFNNRFGQKGIYLLDEPEAALSPARQLALLRIIRQLVKEGNSQFIIATHSPILLGYPESKILNFDTTPVSEIEYEDTDHYQIMKGFLNRRDLYLKELFKEDTE